The segment GCAGGTCGACGATCACGGCCCCGTTCGCGCAGATCGCATGGCCCACATGGCCGGTGGCCTCTACCACGGCGTCCATCCACCTCGGTGGCCGCCCAGTCACAAACACGATCCGGACGCCGCGCGCTTCGGCAGCCGACAGGCCCTCTCTGGTAGCTGCGCTGACGCTTCGATCCGGGCGCAGCAGTGTCCCGTCCAGGTCCGTCGCCAGGACGCACCGCGCGGGAGTCACGGCGATGACGGCGAGAGGTGCTCGCGGCCACCGAGCCAGGGGCGCAAGGCAGTCGGGATGCGCACGCATCCGTCCGGCGTCTGGTGGTTCTCCAGGATCGCCACAATGATGCGAGGCATCGCCACCAGAGTTCCGTTCAGCGTCGCGACCGGGTGAGTCTTCCCATCGGATGAGCGGAACCGGATCTTCAACCGGCGAGCCTGAAACGACGTGCAGTTCGACGCGGAAGTCACTTCTCTGTACGTGTTCTGCGTCGGAATCCACGCCTCGATGTCGAACTTGCGGGCCGCGCTGGCACCGAGGTCGCCGGTGGCCACGTCGATCACTCGGTAGGGGATCTCCAGCAGGTCCATGAACTGCCGCTCCCAACCGAGGAGCCGCTGGTGTTCGCTGATCGAATCGTCCGGGTGGCAGAAGGAGAACATCTCGACCTTGTCGAACTGATGCACCCGGATGATGCCCCGGGTGTCGCGTCCGTGAGTCCCGGCCTCGCGGCGGAAGCACGGCGAGAAGCCCACGTAGCGCACCGGCAAGTCGGCCTCACTCAGAATCTCGTCGGCGCGGAAGGCGGCTAGCGAAACCTCGGCTGTCCCCACCAGATAGAGGCCATCCGCCTCCAGGCGATACACGTTCTCGGCGGCCTGACCCAGGAAGCCGGTCCCGGCCATCGCCTCGGGCTTGACCAGCGCAGGCGGCAGAACCGGCGTGAATCCCTCACCCACCGCCAATGACATGGCCAGGTTCAGCAGGGCCAACTCAAGCAGCACAGCGTCACCGGTCAGGTAGTAGAAGCGCGCCCCGGAGACCTTCGCGGCCCTCTCGGTGTCAATCGCGCCCAGAATCTGCCCGATCTGGAGGTGATCCTTCGGGCTGAATCCCTCGACCGCGAAGTCCCGGGGTTCGCCCACGGTCGCGATCAAGCGGAAGTCCTCCTCGGCCCCGACCGGAGCGTCGGCGTCGACGATGTTGTCGATCAGCATCAAGCTGGCGTCAACCCTGGCGGAGGCAGCAGCAGAGACAGCCGCCTTCGTCTTCACCGCGTCAGCCAGGCCCCCCGACTCGGCCATCGCGGCAGCCAGCTCCCGCTCGACCTCAATCAGCGCCTCCCCCGTCGCGGTCTTCTTCCGCCCCACGAGTTGACCCACAAGCTTGCTCTGGCGCTTCTGCTCCGCCCGGGCAGCCTCGAAGGATCGCAGAACCTCACGCCACTCCCGATCAAGCTCGAGCGCCCGGTCAACCAGCGCGGGGTCGGCGCCCCGTCGCCGTTGCGAATCGCGGACAGCGTCTGGTTCCAGCCGCAGCACCTGAAGGTCGATC is part of the Candidatus Nanopelagicales bacterium genome and harbors:
- the serS gene encoding serine--tRNA ligase; the encoded protein is MIDLQVLRLEPDAVRDSQRRRGADPALVDRALELDREWREVLRSFEAARAEQKRQSKLVGQLVGRKKTATGEALIEVERELAAAMAESGGLADAVKTKAAVSAAASARVDASLMLIDNIVDADAPVGAEEDFRLIATVGEPRDFAVEGFSPKDHLQIGQILGAIDTERAAKVSGARFYYLTGDAVLLELALLNLAMSLAVGEGFTPVLPPALVKPEAMAGTGFLGQAAENVYRLEADGLYLVGTAEVSLAAFRADEILSEADLPVRYVGFSPCFRREAGTHGRDTRGIIRVHQFDKVEMFSFCHPDDSISEHQRLLGWERQFMDLLEIPYRVIDVATGDLGASAARKFDIEAWIPTQNTYREVTSASNCTSFQARRLKIRFRSSDGKTHPVATLNGTLVAMPRIIVAILENHQTPDGCVRIPTALRPWLGGREHLSPSSP